GAAGGCCCAGAAACAACCAGAAGGTTGTTTtaactacttgaagtactcgaagacgcccagccaagtactcgacgcctgcaggactcggctacgaagagctcgggggcttgtcagacccggggcagcgggactgcttataggcatagaatgttctagagtaagggatagttcacggatgtaccttacctcttttgtaactactcgaataggcgtagaactagctgcagtacaaaggaaactatccgattgagttgtagtaggactccaactgtactcggctaggacttttcatataaccctgtccccccggatatataagggcggacagggaccccctcgaaacgatcaacacctaaggcaatacaaaccacataggacgtagggtattacgcaaactcgcggcccgaacctgtctaaatctttgtgttctttgtaccatcgagttctagagtagtcgatccctacatacaaaccctactgctaagagtctccctgagcaggcttggtggtaaacaccgaTAGTGCCGGCCCTCAGGAAGGGGCAGTGGCGGGTGGCGGCGAGCAACTGCCCTCAGGAAGGTGAGGTGAGGGAGAATGGTAGTAGTGGATAACAGGTGGCCCCCCCGCAAAAAGAGGGTTAACGGAATAAGAGCCGGTTCATCCTCATCCCCCCAACCAAATAAAAAATGGAGCGACTCTGTCCCTCGAACCAGGGGCAGAGCCAGACGCAGGAGCTACCGATGTTAGCCTCATTAGAGATCGGTGTCATTGCTGTGAATGAACAGTGTTGAATAGTGTTTTTCACTAGTTTTGAGGAAAATCGCTGATGTCAGCTGACATCGACGCTAACatgtagctccgcccctgcctcGAACCAAACACGGAGTATAGAGCCATTCGATCCCTCTAATTCAGAATAGAACTGTTGCATCCTACTTCGCTCTCTAACCAAGCACTACCTTATACTAGTTGGCAAtcacttttctttcttcttaaaTCTGAATGCTTATTAATCATGCATGAACCTGAATTAAATCCCTACTATGCAGGTAGTACCCTGGCAATTGGCAACCGCACAGAAAAGAGGAGCACCACCTAAATTGCATGCGCCTCGCCAACCACAGCTCGATCTCCGAATAAATATAGATGGGCGCGTTCAGCTCAGCTCTCATTGTGTCACGATTTAACGTTTAATTTGCGAGATGACGTTTTCAGTTCATCTTGGACGGCCAGTTTCAACCGGGGCTTTATGGAGGATTTAATAGCACTAAATTATATATACCATATTATCAACTTTGCTAATACAACTTTGCTAATATGGTAAGGAGAGAGAATGAGAATGGGGCGGTCGCACTGGTCACGTATTTTTATCTTACCACAGATGCTTATTTGGAAGCAGCATTTCTTGTATGTACGTATTGCTGGTCCAAACTGAAGTTAACACCGTACCTACTTTAACttgcataatattattattcTTTATTCTAAAAAGATTTATCCTACATTCAAAATTGACTAAAATACACCCTTCCCATCATCACACGTGTAGAGTAGTTTGGTTTTGGCCAGTCTATTTTTTTTCCAGTTGTATCACTAgtaatatagaaataatatGATAGGTCCTTAATTATATAATCGAAGCATTTCCTCGGCTGCCATATGCTCTGTGACTCTGTCCATCCAAGACATGTTCCACTTTGCGCATAGCCGGTACGTAGTATGCAACAACATGATCAGAACTCCCTATAATTACTGTCCCTGGCTAGTACTACCATGCATGTGAGGATCACCGGTTGTAGACTTTTAATTCTTGGAGCAACTTGCTACATTATCCTAGAATCAGTAGAGGGGAAAAAAGCATGATGGAATGGAATGGCCATACATAACATAAAGCGCGCACAAAATGCCCTCAAAATCACCATCCAATCATCAATCTATGGCATGGCCTATGGTGGAGAAGGGGAATCATATGCCACCCTTTGTAGACCACACCTCTGGTCCTGCACGGTTGAGCCATCCATTATGCGGCCCTCCCCTCTCTAGATCTCTTCCCGTTCCCAGCAAAAGCGCAGCGCATCTCCTCCGTTGATCCGTCCCGGCCAGGCCCATCTCCACCGTCCCCTCCCCGCCGATCACGTGGCCTCGCCGCGGACAAAACGCTTGCACGGGCCCCGAAGCCCCGCATCCAAATCACGCAGCACGCCACCACTGAcacagaaagagagagagagagagagggtgggaggcggcggcaatggcgacgCTGCCGCAGCGGTTCAAGCTGCTGGCGACGCGGTGCGCGGCGGGGGAGCCGAGCCCGTCCAGGAGCCCCGCGCCGGCCTACGCGGCCGGGGCCGCAAGCCCGGGGtaccgcctgcgccgccgggcCCGTGGAGGCGCGGGGACCAGCGCCAGCGCTAGGCGCCGCGGACGCCTGCGCCGCTTCCTCTGCCGCcgtggcggcgggggcgagcccCTGGCGGCCGCGCGGTGGGAGGATGAGGACGGCGACGTCAGGAGGCCGCTGTTCGGCGGGGttcgggcgggcggcggagggggccgCACGCTGCGGGATCTGTTCGTGGCGTCCCCGgaggccgggcgccgccgcgggggctgCAGCtgcgactgcggcggcggcgaggaggacgaggaagatggcggcggcggcgggagcgcggGCGCGgatcctggcggcggcggcgcgtggcgggGGAGCCGCAGGTTCGGCTCCGGCGGGCTGCGgagcctgctgctgcggcggagcTGGCGGCCGGTGCTGGTGGCCATCccggaggcggacggcggcaaGATGGAGCTCGGCGCCATCGAGGAATGAATGGGGGAACCGTACTGAACGAACGACTGGAGGCTGGGAACGGATGGGGGGATCGGATTCTCgcgtcgtcgtcttcctcccgcATCTATCTCTTCTTGATTTTCTGTGCTCCTCTCCTGACTTGTGGTTCTTGGCTTCACCTTCCTGTTGGCGACTGTCGCTGTGAATATGATGCGATTGAAACGCCGAATTACCTGCCATGGCACGGGTAGCACCCCATTACTGTGATCTGCTCTGAAGAGGGAATGGCTCAATTCAGTTGCAATGTTGTGCAACTGCTGAATAATCAATCAATCGTCTGCCCCGGATCATGTCCCGTCAGGTTGCAGGAGCTTGCGCACTCGTACAGGCAGGCTCCTGCAAGACTAGTCTCACAGCCAAGTTCACCCATCAATGCCCTGCTTGCTGCGAAGCGCAGACGAACTGGATGTCGGACTCGGAGAATTATTGGCAGGTACGGAGTGGTACTCCTATATCCGGGCGAGGAACGGTGGGCGCGGGATACGATGTTGATGTCGATGCCGACCGCCAGCCTTTGTACCGTACCTTTTGACTCGCTTGCGCTGGCGCGATCACGTTGGCACGGCTCGGTAAGGTTGTGGTGGCAGTGTGACCGGCTCCGTTTTTGCATGGTGTTGTGTTACTACATACTACTCCATTCCTCGGTCCTTGCTCGTGGCCGTATCTGCCTCACCTCGTCCCCCGCCTCCCCCATCTGCGGCGCCGGAAGCCTAGCCCTTGGAAGAGGTTGCGGTCCCGGCAGCGGCGTCCTTGCTGGGGTTGTCCCTTGGCTGGAGTTGGGGGAGCGCGTCAACACCGTGGCGTCGGGTCGCGGCCCTTTCCCAGCACCAGTTCGGCCGCGCACCCCCAGCACTTCCCTACCGGGTGCCCGCGCAACCGCGCTTCGCGGCAGCGGCATGCCTGCTGGCTCCCATCCGGGGGTGGCTCGGCCATGGTGCCGGCGCGACGGCGGGATTGGGAGGTAGCAATGGCATCTGCAGCCCGCTGGTGGAGAGTCAGCCTCGGACGCTGCCTGGCTGCCGGCAAGTGCTCCTGATGGGCGCAGGCGTGTGGAGGTGGCTTCGAAGAGTGCAGGGAGAAATCCCAGTCCAGCCACATGAtagccggcaatgactatgttTCTTGCGTCGATTTTCCTTTTGAAGGCATTGCCAATACGCTATCTACATAAATTTTGATGAATCTTCAGGTGAAAACCCAATTCTAATTTGATAGATGAGGCGGCGATGACGTCTTTGATGTTATTTTCTTCTTGAGGCATTGTCTTGGAGATCCTTGTATCTGATTTAATTACCTCGGCAACATCTGATGGTTCGAACATTAAATTTCTAAGCAGACGAGTGATATTATCGGTGGCGGATCTAACGGTCGGGGCTAAAGCACCCCTACCGCCGGAGAACCCCTAAAATCCCCCTTAACCCCCcctaaaattttctgccatgggAGAGAGGATAGGAGAGTTTGAGCGGCTGAGCCTCGACGTGTCTGGAGGTCCAAAACGAAGCCCGTCCGGCGGCCGGAGCAACTAGGCTGTTCGGCTGGCCACTTGAGCCCAACTTTCTTTCACGGCCCAAACAACAGCCGAGCGGGCCGACCGAGCCAGCCTTCGCCCTCCCCCCCCGCGGGCCTCTCCTCTCTCGgtctcggcctctgtcgtctctccgactctctctctccccctctcctcccgTGTCCCGCTCCCGGCGGCCAGCGGCTGCTCGACCGGTGAATCGCCTCGGGGCTCGGCTGCTCGGTGGCCGCTCGGCCTCAGCGGGGCGGGGGTGGCCGCAGTACTGGGCGGCCGGATGGGGCCGCGGCCCGTGGGAGAGAGGATAGGAGGGTTTGAGCGGCTGAGCCTCGACGCATCTGGAGCAGGCCCGTTGATGAGGGTGTGCGAGGTGGATGCTCGCAGAGGGCCCCCAAATAGGTGGGCTCCCAAGGCCAGATATAGGTATAGGTCTGTATGTCCGTCCCTAACTCTCAACACGTCCGTCCGTTAGGTACTCACGTATTTTGAAGATCAGTCGTCCAACTGATTGGTGCTTTGGTAAAAATTGGTTGACAGTAAGTCAATTATAAAATACTCGAACCAAGGTGTAAGTAATCACTTATCGTTGCTCCTTTTCAAAAACTAAAAATTGAAACATCTAGATGTAGGTTTAATTAGTAGTTAGATTAATCAATAAAGgcttaaattttttatttgttctatAATCTGATAATTATACGAGCCATAGTGACTTAATTAGTAGTTAGATTAATCCGAAAGCTTTTAGGAGCGCGTGGAGGCGtcgtccgcccctaaaaatcaatTTATAGGGGGCGGGTGACACCATCACCCACCTCTAAAAACAAGCCCTATTTTCAAGAGCAGGTAATGGCGCCGCCCGCCCTAAAAATACTTTTGTAGGGTGGGTcaggtgctacagtaaccccgcTCCCTTTATAGGAGTGGGTTACATTTTGATTGCCTATAGAAAAAATAGGATATTCCTGCAAATTATTTTTGCAGTAGTGAAAATTGTTCTAAAATGTACATGAAGAGACAAAAAAATATAAGCACTCGCTCAATATTAATTAGTAGTATTAGaccaaatattttaaaaaaaattagagccCAATTTGCATTTCGCACCTGGGCCCAAATTCCTGGAGACGGCCCAGGTCTGGAagcgcttttttcatttttatattttaaaaaaaacaaaatttcaaaaatatatgccgaatagggaaattttcaaaaatgggtgtctgtcgcccccctaatgggcgacagggtgcctgtcgcccatccagtggacgacaggacctaaatgtaaaaaaaatttacatttaggtcttggcgcccagggcgcattaaacagtgaacttgtaaaatcgatataaaatcatagaaaaataaaaaaatacaaaatcaacTGTTCtgaattctatgaaacaagatctacaacttttgttacataaagttgttcatttgatcaatgtatcttgctctattttaaataccagtttaatacacttttatttaaatctcaagatccatcctttggatgcatgtcatctttggccagagtgttgcatatggtgagcatagtcttgtacaaaattggtaggcccagaaaacatttctagaataagtttttaaattagatcttgcaatatgtctagtttaaatgggttatttatccatactgctatactgagtattagaagccataacttttacagtaccattattttatttcctaagagttataaaaaagtttggtaaattttagattagcataactagaccaaatgaattatttcagatgtttctaggtacaagaactatttttcttgatttagatacattgatcaaatgaaaaactttatgtaataaaagttgtagatattatttcatagaatccagaacagttgagtttatatttttacgattttatatcaattttacaagttcactacaaaaacgttgatttgtcccggttgggaaaccgctgttgtcccggtttcccaaccgggaacgcctgtccgggacaaaagggggtgcccttttgtcccggttgtggcaaccgggacaaaagaggaccttttgtcccggttggtaacaccaaccgggacaaaaggtgcagccagcgcccacgtggctggcgcacccttttgtcccggttggtgttaccaaccgggacaaaaggtctcttttttttttcatgtttttcttttctcgattctttttctatttcaattatacttttgcatttcaattaaacttatgtattggaattcagtgtgtatgatctccactaatatatacatatatatatagttacttatataatatttgtcctagatagttttcatatataaattaattcacttatatatatatgtatacacatatctatacatgtgaattcctttacatatgaaaatgtctaggaccaatattatataaatatatatatatacacatatatattattggagtgcttatatatataatacatacatactccatcatatttgcataggtatattcgttcttaattacatagtagaatttgccttttggaaatttaatacatacatacatactcataaatagaaatttaatacatagacacacatatatatttacatagttatattcgttcttaattacatatatacgcgtatattgtcatatttactgtgattgtcaatattagatattccatcatagtagaattcgccttttggatcgaggacttgctcaacaataaatccggagaattgttcttgaatcgccataaccttttcctccggtatgagtttatcgcgcatctccccgacctatggaaaaagaggataattaatttcgactaattaaaatacgagttcaaatattaacaagtttttttacttacttcctcctcccaatctgtccagccctttggaggacctaccagaccatggatgttctcgcatacatagtatgcgcacaatacagtgcctggtttctgcctcatacactttaagagagaagaaattatcaggtatttacatgaatatataataaaactaatgaatcgtgcaacgaatcatccaagcgcgtaccggaaaatctgtcttgatcttcaattccttgtcaaatttgcctggatgatttttagcgaattctttccaaaccctgtgcatgattagaacaattatagtcaagtaacaaagtgattcaaattatcagtcaccgacggagtagtggtagatttactttttcatcatgttaagaagattttcgtattgttctggaggtctcctcaatgagtccataaccacgagtaggctcttctcgggaattatgacaattaggatccagtgttcactgcaagattatacggaggcagttcttggtagttaaggtttaaacaattcgattacagaatagaaagagttagacggaaggaatcactcacgcaaagttgtaaggaaacaatatcatttgcttgttgtgataaacgcttatgtacttgaacaacatttggaatatctcatcggtattgtcgcgtagaagcctccaattacaagtaattgggtcgatgaagccgaggtgagagtatccctttcttctgcaagtatgtatctccattctacatgataccgaataaatcaagagatcagtatgttgagatcatgcaaaacaatacgtaaggagagtaaaatacttacagaacccacaaggcgaccatagagatgtcgagggcctcctgatggaatagttggtaaatttcttcccagtttatccatagaatggcctccccccgtaagaaatcatcatctttaatctttgcgccctgcatgaagatgcaatcggccatcgcacgcatgtagtgctggtgcagcttatacatttgcgttggaagcacagacactacttcggggggtacaagagttttgccgatctcaaacgtccatttgacgaccacatcggcctttggaatatcttctccccctgcaatctgagcggccgtcaggtttgattctttcagaaatgtaacaaagtcttgttcttgcgtcgtctgtcccactacgagaggctctattgattgtttcttttgggctccgagctgtggaacgtcggacgacgacgactttgattgtctcttctttttctcagtagttttgataattgtgcgttcgtagtctgaaggggggtctcttggaatgaattttctcttatttgcttcgcacattcccttaaaaaatttcaaatctatcggatttatcactttctcgggctccggcttcggcttcggcttgaagtgctctttaactctttcttgagttatccgatcgcattcttcaaggctcatgtcccagggtttaataggagcctccttggttttcttcttcttttccttcttctttggaggctccctagccggtgcagctaccttctttgccggcggccgtttctgcttctttgccggcggcggagggggtgaccatggaggcgacggtgacgcttgagtgttcatcggcgcatgagatgatggtgatggagaatgtgccggtgaaccttgccgagacagtgctgcccttggggagttttgcggagatgccggtcttggagaggcatgctgagatgccggtcttggtgtttgatcatccgactttaggacaatgtagcgcttatcccataggatgtagccatgaatggcttctgctagtgtcctctccccatcgcctccaggaatatcaagctcgagcgtctcccaaccctggcacacctgctccacgccaactcttgtgtatctaggcggaatttgctgcccgtggtacacgtcgcctggttcggttggcatggcggtaccgtacgcaacagtgaacattaagttcttaacggcagtctgcaggtcacaaggtgtccggtgggtgatctcatccactggaaatcgctgcggggccgacgcttcaactgcggcctggatccccgtgggctcggcagcggcgacgtctgtggaagcgcagctacttttccgctgagacaggtgatcggctgcgacactaggctctggaggcaacgtttgcgcttgctgttgctggctcattgctacggccacttggcgttgtacctcttcctccagtctttgatcgtgtgacatgagccgttcctctagccttcgcaggtgctcccgctcatcattctttcttctttgccggcttctatatgaatcaatgtaatccctgaacccatacttccacggaaccacgcctttgcctcttgtgcggcccggatgctctggattcccaagggcgtaagtcagctcgtccctctctctatctggctggaatgttccctcggccgctgcttgtatggcctcctgtagtctctgggctgctcgctggatgtttggcccatagatgcagtcaccagtcattgggtccaagcttcccccgtgaccataaaaccaggtccttgacctttcaggccagttcatggtcgcaggtcggatgcctctgtcaagcagatcctgctccatcttctcccatttgggtactgcaagcttgtagcctccttggcctagagtgtgatggtacactttcttcgaggcgttgtctttggccttctgcaccttttgaagcccaagctctgaagacttgtattccacaaatgcatcccagtgacccctgagcttttcgagctcgccggtaaatacgggtgtggtcccggtcttgatatatttcttcgtcaaaattttcttgaatgatcgcagttgttcggccatcttactcagggtccagcgcttgcatatctcttcggattcagctggaaccgtgaagtttttcttaagctcccgccagcaccattctttttctctttcgggtaccgcatcccgttcctcgcttggattggaagctttccagagcttgaagctgatcgggatgtggtccctgacaatacatccggattgtcttatgaattttttggcggcagcttctggagcgatcggttcgccatctggaccaacttccgttataatgaaccgcccttccagtttttttgttgggcctcgcttcgtctttttctgctgcgacgatgatccagacggctataaaaaaacattcatagtattcatatagattcagatgaaaatatgattgtcactacaaataattatagttgtgatatgtacattagcactttgttcagcagcagcgtcatcctgaatagatggtgcctcaattccatcaccggacatattcaaatatatgtcggtattgctgccatcatcagcttgttcagcgacatctccttgaccttcgccaatcatattcaacaagaactgttcgtcttccgcgtctgtgtgtcgcgggtccatcgtaactaaaatatgaatacaaataaaacccttaaaaaattatctaaataatccacatatttgcgagcatttgactaagtaaCGGAGaattgtttgcatgtgtgcgcGTTTGTTGAAGAGTCATGCATGTGCCAGCTAAGCTGGGCCAGTTTATGATGTACCTGTGTTTGTATTGATCTCGTACGGATGCTATTTTGAAATTCCCCTCAAGATTGAGAGAAGGCTATTTGCTTTGTGAATCGACATAATGAATCATCTTCTTTAACTCTCCGTTGGAGAACCCA
The Panicum virgatum strain AP13 chromosome 6N, P.virgatum_v5, whole genome shotgun sequence genome window above contains:
- the LOC120677268 gene encoding circumsporozoite protein-like; amino-acid sequence: MATLPQRFKLLATRCAAGEPSPSRSPAPAYAAGAASPGYRLRRRARGGAGTSASARRRGRLRRFLCRRGGGGEPLAAARWEDEDGDVRRPLFGGVRAGGGGGRTLRDLFVASPEAGRRRGGCSCDCGGGEEDEEDGGGGGSAGADPGGGGAWRGSRRFGSGGLRSLLLRRSWRPVLVAIPEADGGKMELGAIEE